Proteins encoded in a region of the Candidatus Obscuribacter sp. genome:
- a CDS encoding GatB/YqeY domain-containing protein, giving the protein MSLKEKLSEDLKTAMKAREQERIDTLRSVLSAFTYKRTELQKDLTPEDEMAVLAKQVKQRNDSIAEFRKGNRQELVEKETRERDILMHYMPAQKSEAEIRAMIKEIIAAIPAAERNQGSLMKAVMPKLKGLADGNLVRQIVTEEMNG; this is encoded by the coding sequence ATGAGCCTTAAAGAAAAACTCTCAGAAGATCTTAAAACCGCGATGAAAGCCCGCGAGCAAGAGCGTATTGATACTTTGCGCTCAGTTTTGTCGGCTTTTACATACAAGCGCACGGAGCTCCAAAAGGACCTCACGCCCGAAGACGAAATGGCTGTTTTGGCAAAACAAGTAAAGCAGCGCAATGACTCTATTGCCGAGTTTAGAAAGGGCAACCGTCAGGAGTTGGTAGAAAAAGAAACTCGTGAGCGCGACATTTTGATGCATTACATGCCTGCTCAAAAATCAGAAGCCGAAATCCGCGCCATGATCAAAGAAATCATTGCAGCCATTCCTGCTGCTGAGCGCAATCAAGGGTCCTTGATGAAGGCAGTCATGCCCAAGCTCAAAGGTCTGGCTGACGGCAATCTGGTACGACAAATAGTGACAGAAGAAATGAACGGCTGA
- the meaB gene encoding methylmalonyl Co-A mutase-associated GTPase MeaB, whose product MLDETVESISKNVLAGDRRALGRAITLVENGGTKASELVRELFEHTGQAHIIGVTGSPGVGKSTLVDALVSEARKEGLKVAVLAVDPSSPFTGGAILGDRIRMQGHTLDRGVFIRSMANRGHQGGVSLGTYDAVRMLDASGYQVIIIETVGVGQSELAIAQTADTTILVLMPGSGDDIQAIKSGIMEIGDIFVVNKGDLPGANKSASEITASLELNNFKTDWRPPVIVSVADTGQGVDQLWQQVKRHKEFLEDSDLLTQRRSQRIEAELSEIVADIARRNLKDSLKHKSDVQSVLEQVVKREVDPHTAAQQLIGNMFQAPGAVVE is encoded by the coding sequence ATTTTGGACGAAACAGTGGAATCAATTTCAAAGAATGTGCTGGCTGGAGACAGGCGTGCACTGGGCAGGGCTATTACCCTGGTTGAAAACGGTGGTACAAAAGCCAGTGAACTGGTCCGTGAGCTCTTCGAACATACCGGACAGGCACACATTATCGGTGTGACTGGCTCTCCAGGCGTCGGCAAATCCACTCTGGTAGATGCTTTAGTCAGTGAAGCGCGCAAAGAAGGGTTGAAAGTGGCCGTACTGGCTGTTGACCCGAGCAGTCCTTTTACTGGTGGGGCCATTCTTGGAGACCGCATACGCATGCAGGGTCATACACTTGACCGTGGTGTATTTATCCGTAGCATGGCTAATAGGGGGCATCAAGGTGGTGTCTCTCTTGGTACTTATGATGCGGTGAGGATGCTCGACGCCTCCGGCTATCAGGTCATTATTATTGAAACAGTGGGTGTGGGTCAGTCGGAATTAGCCATTGCCCAGACTGCCGATACAACAATCCTGGTTCTAATGCCGGGATCCGGTGACGATATTCAAGCAATTAAGTCCGGGATCATGGAAATCGGCGATATTTTTGTCGTCAATAAGGGCGATTTGCCTGGCGCAAATAAGTCCGCTAGTGAAATTACAGCATCTCTTGAACTGAATAATTTCAAGACCGACTGGCGTCCTCCTGTAATTGTATCTGTGGCTGATACCGGGCAGGGTGTCGATCAACTCTGGCAGCAAGTCAAACGCCACAAAGAGTTTCTTGAGGACTCCGATTTACTCACCCAAAGACGCTCTCAACGCATTGAAGCGGAGTTATCTGAAATAGTGGCTGATATTGCCAGACGCAATCTCAAGGACTCTCTAAAACACAAATCAGACGTGCAATCAGTGCTTGAGCAAGTAGTTAAGCGCGAAGTAGATCCACATACAGCGGCTCAACAATTGATTGGCAATATGTTTCAAGCCCCAGGTGCGGTTGTCGAATAG
- a CDS encoding DUF3419 family protein, protein MKSISNQVIRYSQCWEDASLLLDTLKPASGDVVISIASAGDNTLSLLSQNPERVIAVDLSPAQLYLLEYKAACFKVLSHGQTLTLLGVKGQEKLSPGLQDLRWRLYQKIRPTLTSGCASYFDSRSKLVKRGVNHGGKLESYFAIFRRLILPMVHRQETISALFANKSESEREMFYKTWANPAYRLLCKMFFSKPLLRLLGRERCFFDYASDSLSSFVATATRSHLLSSAHIDNPYLHYILTGGYEEVLPHYLRVENYQSIQSNLDKLDIVQGSLTDVLKDLPAGSVSAFNLSDVFEYLDLESVARLTAQIVRVSRCGARVAYWNMLVDRNMEDFSDGQSSRQVVLENDLPGLSTTFFYKRFIFERVMA, encoded by the coding sequence ATGAAAAGTATTTCCAATCAAGTAATTAGATATTCGCAGTGCTGGGAGGATGCCAGTCTCCTGCTTGATACTCTCAAACCAGCTAGTGGCGATGTGGTTATCTCTATTGCTTCAGCTGGTGACAATACACTCTCTTTACTTAGCCAAAACCCTGAGCGCGTTATTGCCGTTGACCTTTCGCCGGCTCAGCTCTATTTGCTCGAGTATAAAGCAGCCTGCTTCAAAGTCTTAAGTCACGGTCAGACTCTGACCCTGCTTGGTGTCAAGGGACAAGAAAAATTAAGTCCCGGGTTACAAGACTTGCGTTGGCGTTTATATCAAAAGATTAGACCAACACTTACGAGCGGCTGTGCCAGTTATTTTGATAGTCGGAGCAAACTTGTAAAAAGGGGTGTCAATCACGGCGGCAAGTTGGAGAGCTATTTTGCCATCTTTAGAAGGTTAATACTGCCTATGGTGCACAGGCAGGAGACTATTAGTGCTCTATTTGCCAATAAGTCCGAAAGCGAGCGTGAAATGTTTTATAAGACCTGGGCTAACCCTGCTTATAGATTACTTTGCAAAATGTTCTTTTCTAAGCCACTTTTGCGTTTGCTTGGACGCGAGCGTTGCTTTTTTGACTATGCCTCTGACTCACTAAGTAGCTTTGTGGCCACTGCCACTCGTAGCCATTTGCTATCCAGTGCCCACATAGATAATCCTTACTTGCACTATATTCTCACCGGTGGCTATGAAGAAGTTTTGCCTCACTACTTGAGGGTAGAAAATTATCAGTCCATTCAGTCCAATCTAGATAAACTCGATATTGTCCAGGGCTCGCTCACCGATGTACTCAAAGATTTGCCGGCAGGATCTGTCAGTGCATTTAATTTGTCTGATGTCTTTGAATATCTTGACTTAGAAAGTGTTGCCAGATTGACTGCACAAATTGTGCGGGTGTCTCGCTGTGGTGCCAGAGTGGCCTACTGGAATATGCTAGTGGACCGCAATATGGAAGATTTTTCGGATGGTCAGTCAAGCCGCCAGGTTGTGCTCGAAAATGACCTGCCCGGCTTAAGTACGACCTTTTTTTATAAGCGCTTCATTTTTGAAAGAGTGATGGCTTGA
- a CDS encoding rod shape-determining protein RodA, which yields MTQTINNSNLIPSALRTLISAFQGIDFWLLGATGFLTAVGLTVLHDSQHSLSFFDKQMQYMYAGVFLSLIISRIPCKVWTNKYMVSFLYVLNLGLLLAVMIKGHSALGAQRWLALGPITLQPSELAKPIVIFSLAAWLRRHPIVSFFDIFKLLFILGPPAVLVFKQPDLGTSLTFGAVFLGLSYWSGATIIDILILISPLVSLILNALNLQWWMYFLAALGLILVIFWRTFDIKIVWRLLLIGVIVAANYGFGMARPHLWGVLKEYQQKRLTSFVNPYDDPRGSGYHILQSLIAVGSGGVNGAGLGHGNQSQGAFIPERHTDFIFSVIGEELGFKICALIVLAYGVICVRALLIALQSRGDPAGAAIAIGVLCMFLFHAFINIGMTIGIMPVAGVPLPFLSYGGTALIVDLVSIGLLQSVYYFSPKEKKDVWA from the coding sequence TTGACTCAGACAATCAACAATTCAAACCTGATCCCGTCCGCTCTGAGGACCTTAATCTCTGCCTTCCAGGGTATAGATTTCTGGCTCCTTGGAGCGACGGGCTTTTTGACAGCTGTCGGGCTTACAGTTTTGCACGACTCGCAGCATTCGCTTAGCTTCTTTGACAAGCAGATGCAATATATGTACGCCGGCGTTTTTCTCAGTTTGATAATTTCGCGCATACCCTGCAAAGTCTGGACCAACAAATACATGGTCAGCTTTTTGTATGTGCTCAACTTGGGCTTACTGCTTGCCGTTATGATCAAAGGGCACTCTGCTCTGGGGGCGCAACGCTGGCTGGCACTTGGTCCTATCACTCTGCAACCATCAGAGCTGGCCAAGCCAATCGTCATTTTTTCACTGGCAGCGTGGCTCAGACGTCATCCCATTGTCAGCTTTTTTGATATTTTTAAATTGCTATTTATCCTCGGTCCACCAGCTGTGCTGGTATTTAAACAACCCGACCTGGGCACTTCTTTGACCTTTGGGGCAGTCTTTTTGGGGCTCTCTTACTGGTCTGGCGCCACAATTATCGACATACTTATATTGATCAGTCCTCTTGTCAGTCTTATCCTCAATGCTCTCAATTTGCAGTGGTGGATGTATTTTCTGGCCGCTCTTGGACTTATTCTGGTCATTTTCTGGCGTACCTTTGACATCAAAATAGTCTGGCGCCTCTTATTAATAGGGGTCATTGTTGCTGCCAACTATGGCTTTGGTATGGCGCGTCCCCACCTCTGGGGGGTACTAAAAGAGTATCAACAGAAGCGCTTGACTAGCTTTGTCAATCCTTATGACGATCCGCGCGGCTCTGGCTATCACATTTTGCAAAGCCTCATTGCCGTAGGCTCTGGTGGTGTTAATGGTGCTGGTCTTGGACACGGCAACCAGTCTCAAGGGGCTTTTATTCCTGAGCGCCATACTGACTTTATTTTTTCTGTTATTGGCGAAGAGCTCGGCTTTAAAATCTGTGCGCTTATCGTGCTTGCTTACGGTGTGATTTGTGTGCGCGCTTTATTAATTGCCTTGCAATCGCGCGGTGATCCGGCCGGAGCAGCCATAGCGATCGGTGTTTTGTGCATGTTTCTATTTCACGCCTTTATCAATATCGGTATGACAATTGGCATTATGCCCGTAGCTGGTGTACCTCTGCCTTTTCTCAGCTATGGCGGTACGGCTTTGATTGTCGACCTGGTATCGATTGGACTTTTGCAGTCGGTTTATTATTTCAGCCCTAAAGAGAAGAAAGACGTCTGGGCTTAG
- a CDS encoding UbiA family prenyltransferase gives MQTSDITDNQPPTSSGKASSVREWAEMIKLEHTVFALPFALSGLILAIPGLPAWSTVGWTVLAFASARGAAMTLNRLIDAPIDALNPRTADRAIPANRISRSKALLFTIICFALMVFAATKLPPICLMLSPIAVLWLSFYSFTKRFTWLCHIVLGIALGGAALGGWVASSGALIGPGPWLLALAVVTWVAGFDIIYACQDCDFDRSNKLFSMPARFGVAGALKISRGLHVITALMLLSLGLSLHLGLFYYVGFVLVCGMLIYEHSLVRADDLSRVNAAFFTVNGVVSICAFCTFLLDKLMRLP, from the coding sequence ATGCAGACTAGCGATATAACTGATAACCAGCCGCCCACAAGCTCTGGCAAAGCCTCGTCGGTGCGTGAGTGGGCTGAGATGATCAAGCTTGAGCATACAGTTTTTGCTCTGCCATTTGCTCTATCGGGTCTCATTCTTGCTATCCCCGGGCTGCCTGCCTGGAGCACAGTGGGTTGGACTGTACTGGCCTTTGCCAGTGCTCGAGGGGCTGCCATGACTCTCAATCGTCTTATTGATGCTCCTATAGATGCGCTCAATCCGCGCACTGCCGATAGAGCTATACCGGCTAATCGCATCAGTCGCAGCAAAGCCTTACTCTTTACCATCATTTGCTTTGCCCTTATGGTGTTTGCTGCTACAAAGCTACCGCCCATCTGTCTTATGCTTTCGCCCATTGCTGTATTGTGGTTGAGCTTTTATAGCTTTACCAAACGTTTTACATGGCTCTGCCATATCGTTCTGGGTATTGCCCTGGGAGGAGCGGCATTGGGTGGATGGGTGGCTTCTTCTGGCGCACTCATTGGTCCTGGTCCCTGGCTACTGGCACTGGCTGTTGTCACCTGGGTGGCCGGGTTTGACATCATTTACGCTTGTCAAGATTGTGATTTTGACAGAAGCAATAAACTATTTAGCATGCCTGCTAGATTTGGCGTGGCCGGCGCTCTCAAAATTTCACGAGGGCTCCATGTAATTACTGCTTTGATGTTACTTAGCCTTGGTCTTAGTCTGCATCTTGGCTTGTTTTACTATGTAGGCTTTGTGCTTGTCTGCGGCATGCTTATCTACGAGCACAGTCTGGTCCGTGCCGATGACCTGAGTCGGGTCAATGCTGCATTTTTTACTGTCAATGGTGTCGTCAGCATCTGTGCCTTTTGCACATTTTTGCTCGACAAGCTAATGCGTCTGCCGTAA
- the minC gene encoding septum site-determining protein MinC, producing MSKIAIISQPEQGVFIDVSGCSSFQEALEQLSSTLQSSNQFWKGSRVILGMGKLELNSAQAAQVLAIAKGVGVFPAQVYCKSEKSKTAFLENNIQVTTTKPMALPKVDLDIPGGQIPAAESDEKNGDKGADRNGGEEIANIVLIELEHETMEECEVELVEQIPDEALGASGDVNKLPQVLYLKQTLRSGQTVSHKGDLVIVGDVNPGAEIMAEGDITVWGSLRGIAHAGIGGNTSAEIRALNLQPIQIRIAHAIARAPDRKRINYASGTGPETARISDGKIRISKSRFD from the coding sequence ATGTCAAAAATTGCCATCATCAGTCAACCAGAGCAAGGTGTCTTTATTGATGTGAGCGGTTGTTCAAGCTTCCAAGAAGCGCTTGAACAGTTGAGTTCCACCCTGCAGTCCTCTAATCAATTTTGGAAGGGTAGTCGGGTTATTCTCGGCATGGGTAAACTAGAATTGAATAGTGCACAGGCTGCACAAGTACTGGCCATCGCTAAAGGCGTGGGAGTATTTCCTGCTCAAGTCTATTGCAAAAGCGAAAAGTCAAAAACTGCCTTTTTAGAAAACAATATTCAGGTCACAACCACCAAGCCCATGGCCTTGCCTAAAGTCGATCTCGATATCCCCGGTGGTCAAATACCGGCAGCGGAGTCAGACGAAAAGAACGGAGACAAAGGCGCAGACAGAAATGGTGGCGAAGAGATTGCCAATATTGTGCTCATCGAACTCGAACACGAGACAATGGAAGAGTGCGAAGTTGAGCTAGTTGAGCAAATTCCTGATGAAGCCCTCGGTGCGAGCGGTGACGTCAATAAGTTGCCTCAGGTGCTTTATCTCAAACAGACATTGCGCTCCGGTCAAACAGTCAGTCATAAAGGCGATCTCGTCATTGTCGGCGACGTCAATCCTGGTGCCGAAATCATGGCAGAAGGTGATATCACTGTCTGGGGTAGCCTCAGAGGTATTGCCCATGCTGGTATCGGCGGTAATACTAGCGCCGAAATTCGTGCTCTTAATCTTCAACCAATACAAATCCGTATTGCCCATGCTATCGCTCGGGCTCCCGACCGCAAACGTATCAACTATGCCAGCGGTACTGGACCAGAGACTGCTCGTATATCCGATGGAAAAATTCGGATCAGCAAAAGTCGTTTTGACTAA
- a CDS encoding UbiA family prenyltransferase: MQQSRLSLSLSTRLWLYCAERFPLASYGLMTVLFSVAGITLSTVLRLEHRGVSFGDLLNWQHLLGASLTIFALFFQLRVADEHKDKDNDALYLPSRPVPRGLITLNQLSFIAFALGFMQLAICAMAGPLVLLILLATWLYLFLMGREFFCPTFLKARPFVYMVTHMFIMLFCDLLITSFDFSHGTFDLRLLFFFGASFFNGMVIELGRKIFDSKLEVPGIQSYSSLLGVRGATCLLLVCSLISQCLLLLLMHTDLTRLLFGLTFLVFDYFYVVSLGKAMSAGGAAIASTSTKCANLSVLVCYLAVLIFKSIEVL, encoded by the coding sequence ATGCAACAAAGCCGTCTATCTTTATCCTTAAGCACACGTCTCTGGCTCTATTGTGCCGAGCGCTTTCCTCTGGCCAGCTATGGTCTTATGACTGTGCTTTTTAGTGTGGCAGGCATCACTCTATCAACTGTTTTGCGCCTTGAGCACCGTGGTGTTTCGTTTGGCGACTTACTAAACTGGCAGCATCTGCTGGGAGCAAGTCTGACCATTTTTGCTCTGTTTTTTCAGCTCAGGGTGGCTGACGAACATAAAGACAAAGACAATGACGCTCTATATCTGCCATCGCGACCGGTGCCACGTGGTCTTATCACCCTCAATCAACTCAGTTTTATAGCCTTTGCTCTGGGCTTTATGCAACTTGCTATCTGTGCAATGGCTGGTCCGCTGGTGCTTTTAATCTTGCTTGCCACCTGGCTCTATCTGTTTTTGATGGGGCGAGAATTTTTTTGCCCAACCTTTTTGAAGGCAAGACCATTTGTCTATATGGTCACTCATATGTTTATCATGCTGTTTTGCGATCTGCTCATTACCAGTTTTGATTTTAGCCATGGCACTTTTGACCTGCGTCTCCTGTTCTTTTTTGGGGCGAGCTTTTTTAATGGCATGGTGATTGAGCTTGGTCGCAAAATATTTGACAGCAAATTAGAGGTACCTGGTATCCAGAGCTATAGCAGTTTGCTTGGTGTCAGGGGCGCAACTTGTCTACTGCTCGTTTGTTCACTAATCTCTCAGTGTCTTCTTTTGCTCTTGATGCACACTGATTTGACTCGGCTTTTGTTTGGTCTTACTTTTTTAGTCTTTGATTACTTTTATGTTGTCTCTCTAGGCAAAGCTATGAGTGCTGGCGGCGCTGCCATTGCCAGCACATCTACTAAGTGTGCCAATTTATCTGTATTGGTTTGTTATCTGGCTGTTTTGATTTTTAAATCTATAGAGGTCCTATGA
- a CDS encoding amidohydrolase family protein has translation MPNYVVTCKQILAPHPIAETRLWLANGEILAVGDWSGDTADFEPLDFTDFTCSPGLIDLQVNGSPDCNFWADPSPQNLTTLRLELARCGVTSFLPTLITAPLSKLIQTRDFLKAQGAGLNSAVRYESASHNSKSTATQPDGVSSPLSRMLGLHLEGPCLSPERPGVHPAKHIQPLTKDLIDQLVDPTISLITAALEQDTDGSAQELLLSKGVKVSLGHSNATYEEANRSFDRGAKLLTHTFNALPPLHHRNPGAVGAALLDGTVSCCLIADGLHLAPAICDLIYRLKGVDKTILVTDRATVGTLNGGLVGASIILDDAVRNFVHWNICSFSSAIQMASTNPAKALGISNLGRVEPGMLADLAFFDDQLNCQQTIIGGALVNR, from the coding sequence GTGCCTAACTATGTCGTAACCTGCAAGCAAATCTTAGCCCCCCATCCAATAGCCGAAACCAGGCTCTGGCTGGCGAATGGAGAAATACTGGCAGTGGGCGACTGGTCAGGTGACACAGCCGACTTTGAACCTCTTGATTTTACCGATTTTACCTGTAGCCCTGGCTTAATAGATTTACAAGTCAACGGCAGCCCCGACTGCAATTTTTGGGCCGACCCATCGCCCCAAAACCTGACCACTCTCAGATTAGAACTTGCCCGCTGCGGTGTCACGTCCTTTTTACCGACTCTGATCACAGCACCACTGAGCAAATTGATACAGACTCGCGATTTTCTCAAGGCTCAAGGTGCTGGACTAAATAGCGCAGTCAGATATGAAAGTGCCAGTCACAATAGCAAAAGCACTGCTACCCAACCCGATGGCGTTAGCTCACCCTTATCGCGCATGCTTGGTTTGCACCTCGAAGGTCCCTGCCTATCACCAGAAAGACCTGGAGTGCACCCTGCCAAACACATACAGCCTCTCACTAAAGACCTGATAGACCAGTTAGTCGACCCCACAATCTCACTTATAACTGCTGCTCTAGAGCAAGACACAGACGGAAGTGCTCAAGAGTTACTGTTGAGCAAGGGTGTAAAAGTTTCACTGGGCCATAGTAATGCCACATATGAAGAAGCAAACCGCTCCTTTGACCGCGGTGCAAAACTCTTGACCCACACTTTTAACGCCCTCCCTCCTCTACACCACCGCAATCCAGGGGCAGTTGGTGCTGCTTTGCTCGACGGCACTGTCAGTTGTTGTCTAATTGCCGATGGCTTGCATTTGGCACCAGCTATTTGTGATTTGATTTACCGCCTCAAAGGTGTGGATAAAACAATCCTCGTAACAGATAGAGCCACAGTTGGCACACTCAATGGTGGACTTGTGGGGGCTTCAATTATTCTCGACGATGCTGTCAGAAATTTTGTCCACTGGAATATTTGCAGTTTTTCTAGCGCTATACAGATGGCTTCCACCAATCCCGCCAAAGCTCTCGGTATTAGCAATCTAGGTCGTGTGGAGCCAGGTATGCTCGCCGATCTGGCATTTTTTGATGACCAACTCAATTGCCAACAAACCATCATCGGTGGTGCGCTAGTTAACAGATAA
- a CDS encoding AMP-binding protein, protein MNIVTRLKEIASLTPHKAALVDLTKKGVRQISYSQLFMLTRCYAQNLRRLRLNRGAVVLLMMPLSLEFFAAMLAVNSLGLVAMVVDPASGLKSLLEAVSLVKPALIVVGKNLLLKGVARLLSLASGIKLSALPQWPVINAHSKSNQAGVDAPDFIIDVEPSAAALITFTSGTTGRAKAIARSHDFLHKQALVLQDSLALGQSRVAFSTLPIFTLAFLSYGTTTIFGQSKLTKDSLQMAVSAIEKFEPDTILASPRFVQNLSESVMASNKTFDSVNKIYVGGAPVFASALTTIQQAFGSAHIISVYGSTEAEPVAHLEIDCANLKQAISQARLGSGICQGKPCQSVQLLILPRDWQEHLACKAVVDEQLLNTLALPAHQIGAIVVSGEHVVERYLSGTAPNKIVTNDGKVWHATGDAGYLDSKGELYLVGRIEQQSMLVKDRYPLMVEARAMSYNNIKACAYVEVDNKAVLVVTIKDKSGALDNELLTFCRLQNIAIKAMKNIPVDKRHQSKVLYQKLKTSVATLRSVGADNTRPFLSFKGFDLRSRDTYSG, encoded by the coding sequence ATGAATATTGTCACAAGGCTAAAAGAGATAGCCAGTCTAACTCCCCATAAAGCAGCCCTGGTCGATTTGACAAAAAAAGGGGTGAGACAAATTAGCTACAGTCAGCTATTTATGCTGACGCGTTGCTACGCTCAAAATCTCCGGCGGCTCAGACTAAATAGGGGCGCTGTGGTGCTATTGATGATGCCTCTATCGCTCGAATTTTTTGCGGCAATGCTGGCTGTCAATAGCCTGGGTCTTGTGGCAATGGTAGTGGATCCAGCAAGTGGTCTCAAGAGTCTTTTGGAGGCAGTCAGTCTGGTCAAACCAGCTCTTATTGTGGTGGGTAAAAATCTACTTTTAAAAGGTGTGGCTAGATTACTTAGCCTGGCCAGTGGCATAAAATTATCCGCTTTACCACAATGGCCTGTTATAAATGCCCACTCTAAGTCAAATCAGGCAGGAGTCGATGCTCCTGATTTTATAATCGATGTGGAGCCATCGGCAGCGGCTTTAATCACTTTTACCAGTGGTACTACCGGTAGAGCTAAGGCAATAGCACGCAGTCACGACTTTTTGCACAAGCAAGCACTTGTATTACAGGACAGTCTGGCTCTAGGTCAGTCCAGAGTGGCATTTAGTACTCTGCCAATTTTTACTCTGGCATTTTTGTCTTACGGCACAACTACCATATTTGGACAATCAAAACTGACAAAAGACTCTCTCCAGATGGCTGTTAGTGCCATCGAAAAGTTTGAACCAGATACGATTCTTGCTTCGCCACGCTTTGTGCAAAATCTATCTGAGAGTGTCATGGCTTCAAATAAGACATTTGACTCAGTGAATAAAATCTATGTGGGTGGTGCACCTGTTTTTGCTAGCGCTCTGACGACGATCCAACAAGCTTTTGGTAGCGCTCATATTATCTCTGTCTATGGCTCCACTGAAGCCGAACCTGTAGCTCACCTGGAAATCGACTGCGCCAATCTTAAGCAAGCTATTAGTCAAGCCCGGCTTGGCTCTGGTATTTGTCAGGGCAAGCCCTGTCAGTCAGTACAGCTTTTAATTTTGCCCAGAGACTGGCAGGAGCATCTCGCTTGCAAGGCAGTAGTTGATGAGCAGTTGCTAAATACTCTGGCTTTGCCCGCTCACCAGATTGGCGCCATCGTAGTCAGTGGAGAGCATGTTGTTGAGCGCTATCTAAGTGGTACGGCGCCAAACAAGATTGTGACAAATGATGGCAAAGTCTGGCATGCCACTGGTGATGCTGGATATCTCGATAGTAAAGGTGAGCTTTATCTAGTCGGACGCATTGAGCAGCAAAGCATGCTGGTTAAAGACCGTTATCCTCTAATGGTTGAAGCCAGAGCCATGTCTTATAACAACATCAAAGCCTGTGCTTATGTAGAAGTCGATAACAAAGCAGTGCTGGTGGTCACAATCAAAGACAAAAGTGGTGCGTTGGACAATGAACTACTGACATTTTGCCGACTGCAAAACATCGCTATCAAGGCTATGAAAAATATACCGGTGGACAAAAGGCACCAGTCAAAAGTACTTTATCAAAAACTAAAAACTTCAGTCGCGACCCTTAGGAGTGTGGGTGCTGACAATACCAGACCCTTCCTGTCTTTCAAAGGCTTCGACTTGAGAAGCCGAGACACTTATAGTGGATAG
- the minD gene encoding septum site-determining protein MinD — protein MSGRVIVITSGKGGVGKTTASANIGVALASSGASVALVDMDIGLRNLDILMGLENRVVYNLVDVVEERCKLRQALVKDKKLPNLSLLPAAQTRDKSAVDSDQMKKLCEELKGMYDFVLVDSPAGIEQGFQNAVAGAEEAIVITTPEMSAVRDADRIIGLLEARKDEIKEYRLVLNRYRPNMVQTNDMMSVDDVLEILSVKLLGVVPEDEEIIVSTNKGEPVSGTDNVRSGLAYRNIARRIRGEDVPIMDLEVRNPSWMTKIASFFNPAIRV, from the coding sequence ATGAGCGGTCGAGTAATCGTAATCACCTCTGGCAAAGGTGGAGTCGGTAAGACCACGGCATCAGCCAATATCGGCGTGGCACTAGCAAGTAGTGGCGCATCGGTAGCCCTGGTCGACATGGATATCGGGCTTCGCAACCTCGATATTTTGATGGGATTAGAAAACCGCGTCGTCTACAACCTTGTAGATGTCGTTGAGGAGCGTTGCAAACTGCGCCAGGCTCTAGTCAAAGACAAGAAATTGCCTAACTTGAGTCTCCTGCCTGCGGCTCAAACTCGCGACAAATCTGCTGTTGATTCTGACCAGATGAAAAAACTCTGCGAAGAACTCAAAGGCATGTATGACTTTGTTCTGGTAGACAGTCCTGCTGGTATCGAACAAGGCTTCCAAAATGCTGTTGCTGGTGCCGAAGAAGCGATTGTGATCACTACTCCAGAAATGTCTGCAGTGCGTGATGCTGACCGCATTATCGGTTTGCTTGAAGCGCGCAAAGACGAAATCAAAGAATATCGTCTCGTGCTCAACCGTTACCGTCCAAACATGGTACAGACCAACGACATGATGAGTGTTGATGATGTACTGGAAATCCTCTCAGTCAAGCTCCTTGGTGTGGTGCCAGAAGATGAAGAGATCATCGTCTCCACCAATAAAGGTGAGCCTGTCTCTGGTACTGACAATGTGCGCTCAGGCTTGGCCTACCGCAACATTGCCAGACGTATCCGCGGCGAAGACGTGCCAATCATGGACCTGGAAGTAAGAAATCCTTCCTGGATGACCAAGATTGCCAGCTTTTTTAACCCTGCAATAAGGGTTTAA
- the minE gene encoding cell division topological specificity factor MinE, whose amino-acid sequence MQRLFDWFTQPKTDGARATAKDRMRSMLTHDRLELPAGRLESLEEELVAVVSRYFELDKDTTQFDLQQYERRASLVANFRLLRSKC is encoded by the coding sequence ATGCAACGTCTATTCGATTGGTTTACACAACCAAAAACCGATGGTGCCCGCGCCACAGCTAAAGATCGCATGCGTAGTATGCTTACCCATGACCGTCTTGAGTTGCCTGCTGGCCGACTGGAGAGTTTGGAAGAAGAACTGGTAGCTGTTGTTTCCCGCTACTTTGAGCTGGATAAAGACACAACCCAGTTTGATCTGCAACAATATGAGCGTCGGGCATCGCTTGTGGCGAATTTCCGTCTGCTCAGATCCAAATGTTGA